The Agromyces hippuratus genome has a window encoding:
- a CDS encoding NfeD family protein, giving the protein MLLPFLIVGGIGLVLLVISLVLGDIFDHLEIGDGALSGTALAVGMVVFGASGALVASMGLEIVWVYVLSIVLAAVAYLLCVLAIRNLTRSSDGVPASAVGLSGVARSDVTTAGGEVSLDGPGELERRLAYSDEPIAEGARVRVVEHAGSRVKVVAG; this is encoded by the coding sequence ATGCTCCTTCCGTTCCTCATCGTCGGAGGCATCGGCCTCGTACTCCTCGTCATCTCACTCGTGCTCGGCGACATCTTCGACCACCTCGAGATCGGCGACGGCGCCCTCTCCGGCACGGCACTCGCCGTCGGCATGGTCGTCTTCGGCGCATCGGGCGCCCTCGTCGCCAGCATGGGACTCGAGATCGTCTGGGTGTACGTGCTCTCGATCGTGCTCGCCGCAGTTGCCTACCTGCTCTGCGTGCTCGCGATCCGCAACCTCACCCGGAGCTCCGACGGGGTGCCCGCCTCGGCCGTAGGGCTTTCGGGCGTCGCACGCTCGGACGTCACGACGGCAGGCGGCGAGGTGAGCCTCGACGGCCCCGGTGAGCTCGAGCGCCGCCTGGCGTACTCCGACGAGCCGATCGCGGAGGGCGCTCGAGTGCGCGTCGTCGAGCACGCCGGCAGCCGCGTGAAGGTCGTCGCGGGCTGA
- a CDS encoding flotillin family protein gives MLSPLLIQVISVIAIVIALLALLTFIARRIRRVPPNEALVIVGRGAGRAAPEQSSAQRVVIGGRTFIWPILQQGFAISLEQRQIGITVEGVDKNRIKIAIKASINFKVSGTEDGVRRAAQRFLSQQSLLTEIIKESLEGSLRSIVGDMTIEQIISDRKSLSDRVVAETKTDLVEQGLQVDLLNISDISTPGSEYLANLGRAEAARARQVAEVSEAEAARVSEFARIEAAEQVAERQKALSLKQATIKAETDRANAEAEASGQLAKAEQDKLVAVQERDALSEQALVTQERLDIEIRKPAEAEAYAEVQRATAIRDAANASTEAEAYKRTKIAEANKVAAVQDAEASATSVRFAGEAERDRQVALAAGIRADGEARAAAIQAEGLAEAAATDAKAMALKKYGEAALAQEIISRLPEIVRAAAEPISNIKTLTVVSTDGASAVTKTVGQVLGEGTEVVKSLTGLDVGSILAGLAGGQLVKAADTKAE, from the coding sequence ATGCTCTCCCCCCTGCTGATCCAAGTCATCTCGGTGATCGCGATCGTCATCGCGCTGCTCGCACTGCTGACGTTCATCGCCCGCCGAATCCGCCGCGTGCCGCCGAACGAGGCGCTCGTCATCGTCGGTCGCGGCGCCGGCCGCGCCGCCCCCGAGCAGTCGTCGGCGCAGCGCGTGGTCATCGGCGGCCGCACCTTCATCTGGCCGATCCTGCAGCAGGGCTTCGCGATCTCGCTCGAGCAGCGCCAGATCGGCATCACCGTCGAGGGCGTCGACAAGAACCGCATCAAGATCGCCATCAAGGCGTCGATCAACTTCAAGGTCAGCGGCACCGAAGACGGCGTCCGCCGTGCGGCCCAGCGATTCCTCTCGCAGCAGAGCCTGCTCACCGAGATCATCAAGGAATCGCTCGAGGGCTCGCTTCGCTCGATCGTCGGCGACATGACGATCGAGCAGATCATCTCCGATCGCAAGAGCCTCTCCGACCGCGTCGTCGCCGAGACCAAGACCGACCTCGTCGAACAGGGCCTGCAGGTCGACCTGCTGAACATCTCGGACATCTCGACGCCCGGCAGCGAGTACCTCGCGAACCTCGGTCGCGCCGAGGCCGCCCGCGCACGTCAGGTCGCCGAGGTGAGCGAAGCCGAAGCCGCCCGGGTGAGCGAGTTCGCGCGCATCGAGGCCGCCGAGCAGGTCGCCGAGCGGCAGAAGGCGTTGAGCCTGAAGCAGGCCACGATCAAGGCCGAGACCGATCGGGCCAACGCCGAGGCCGAGGCATCCGGTCAGCTCGCGAAGGCCGAGCAGGACAAACTGGTCGCCGTGCAGGAGCGCGATGCGCTCTCGGAGCAGGCGCTCGTGACGCAGGAGCGCCTCGACATCGAGATCCGCAAGCCCGCCGAGGCCGAGGCCTACGCCGAGGTGCAGCGCGCCACCGCCATCCGCGACGCCGCGAACGCGAGCACCGAGGCCGAGGCGTACAAGCGCACCAAGATCGCCGAGGCCAACAAGGTCGCGGCGGTGCAGGACGCCGAGGCATCCGCCACGTCGGTGCGCTTCGCCGGTGAGGCCGAGCGCGACCGTCAGGTCGCACTCGCCGCCGGTATCCGTGCCGACGGCGAGGCCCGCGCCGCCGCCATCCAGGCTGAAGGTCTCGCCGAGGCCGCCGCCACCGATGCCAAGGCCATGGCGCTGAAGAAGTACGGTGAGGCGGCCCTCGCACAGGAGATCATCTCGCGCCTGCCCGAGATCGTACGTGCCGCGGCGGAGCCGATCTCGAACATCAAGACGCTGACCGTCGTCTCGACCGACGGCGCGAGCGCCGTCACGAAGACCGTCGGCCAGGTGCTCGGCGAAGGCACCGAAGTCGTGAAGTCGCTGACCGGGCTCGACGTCGGGTCGATCCTCGCCGGACTCGCGGGCGGCCAGCTCGTGAAGGCGGCCGACACCAAGGCGGAGTGA
- a CDS encoding enoyl-CoA hydratase/isomerase family protein, with translation MHTPVNSVVVGPLGHLSLNRPESINAIDLEMMRAMTEALDAWAEDPAVSAILLDGVGDYGFCAGGDFREILARAAEGMTIGAVFFRDEYRLIAKLAEYPKPIVSIMHGMTMGGGISLAGHASTRVVTDRVKLGHPETGYGFVPDGGATWRLARTPGEIGTYLALNSVDLTAADAIALGFADVMVPTERVGELTAALEDDGDTSAPREKVQRFAADPGISTVLTRRDWIDACYAADSVDAILERLWAFSNDEVVAGLRAADSSDPEAAANAAEAADTLLRLSPTALAATLRSVRAARDGESLREALERELRLARWFTTQPDMFTGVQALVAQNTESLHQDAVPDWLPADLAAVDIAGIVGAMETQLRHSVFPRGLGIPEEEPA, from the coding sequence GTGCACACGCCTGTCAATTCCGTCGTCGTCGGCCCACTCGGCCACCTGAGTCTCAATCGTCCGGAGTCGATCAACGCGATCGACCTCGAGATGATGCGCGCCATGACCGAAGCGCTCGACGCGTGGGCGGAGGATCCCGCCGTCTCGGCGATCCTGCTGGACGGCGTCGGCGACTACGGGTTCTGCGCGGGTGGCGACTTCCGCGAGATCCTGGCTCGTGCGGCCGAGGGCATGACGATCGGTGCGGTCTTCTTCCGCGATGAGTACCGTCTGATCGCGAAGCTCGCCGAGTACCCCAAACCGATCGTGTCGATCATGCACGGCATGACGATGGGCGGCGGCATCTCGCTTGCCGGCCATGCCTCCACACGAGTGGTGACGGATCGGGTGAAGCTCGGGCACCCCGAGACCGGATACGGCTTCGTCCCCGACGGGGGTGCGACGTGGCGGCTCGCGCGCACCCCGGGCGAGATCGGAACGTACCTCGCCTTGAACTCGGTCGACCTGACCGCAGCGGACGCGATCGCCCTCGGCTTCGCCGATGTGATGGTGCCGACGGAGCGGGTCGGCGAGTTGACCGCGGCGCTCGAGGACGACGGTGACACGAGCGCGCCCCGTGAGAAGGTTCAGCGATTCGCGGCCGATCCCGGAATCTCGACGGTGCTCACCCGTCGCGACTGGATCGACGCCTGTTATGCCGCGGACTCGGTCGATGCGATCCTCGAGCGCCTCTGGGCGTTCTCGAACGACGAGGTGGTCGCCGGGCTGCGCGCCGCCGATTCGAGCGACCCCGAGGCTGCCGCGAACGCGGCCGAGGCCGCAGACACGCTCCTCCGACTCTCGCCGACAGCACTTGCCGCGACCCTTCGCTCCGTGCGCGCCGCGCGAGACGGTGAATCGTTGCGTGAGGCGCTCGAGCGCGAGCTGCGGCTGGCACGCTGGTTCACGACGCAGCCCGACATGTTCACCGGGGTGCAAGCACTGGTGGCGCAGAACACCGAGTCGCTCCATCAGGACGCCGTGCCCGACTGGCTGCCCGCGGATCTCGCGGCGGTCGACATCGCCGGCATCGTCGGCGCCATGGAGACCCAGCTCCGCCACAGCGTGTTCCCTCGCGGCCTCGGCATCCCCGAGGAGGAGCCGGCTTAG
- a CDS encoding DUF1254 domain-containing protein, giving the protein MSEHARPGLTAAQMAEAVASVSTPDTVPSPFGDLHFFDGVPVPETVETAYNALDLIRAVDVFLNAVPGASLVAFRAGLRSAGVTSARQIGITEPRATSKALFLTPNTETTYGVTMLDLKAWGPTVIEAPPQSLCVVDDFWFRYVADMGIAGPDHGAGGKYLFLPPGYDGEVPDGYFVYRTPTYTNFVVLRALGGVPAMKQTRIYPLADAANPAENEFVTLSETPFNTVHANDYSFYEEVAELVQEEPADALDAERAGQLAAIGIVSGQPFAPDARLRAILELAAPIAAGLARTVSYAPRDPEAVLYGSWRNAFVGGDYEFLRDGARLLDARTQFHYLATVITPAMAHAQVGAGSAYAYTVHDSEGQLLDGARSYRLHVDANPPAKNFWAVDLYDTQTRSLLVIPSTPYPALASNDGKLQSNDDGSFDLYFGPTAPEGKESNWVETLPGKSWFPVLRVYGPLEPWFDQTWRLNEFEPIG; this is encoded by the coding sequence ATGTCAGAGCACGCGCGTCCAGGACTCACCGCTGCCCAGATGGCGGAAGCCGTGGCCTCGGTGAGCACACCCGACACCGTCCCGTCGCCGTTCGGCGATCTGCACTTCTTCGATGGAGTGCCGGTGCCCGAGACCGTCGAGACCGCGTACAACGCGCTCGACCTCATCCGAGCCGTCGATGTGTTCCTGAACGCCGTTCCCGGCGCGTCGCTCGTGGCGTTCCGCGCGGGCCTCCGCAGCGCCGGCGTGACCTCGGCCCGGCAGATCGGCATCACCGAGCCCCGGGCGACCTCGAAGGCACTGTTCCTGACGCCCAACACCGAGACGACCTACGGCGTGACCATGCTCGACCTGAAGGCGTGGGGGCCGACGGTCATCGAGGCCCCACCGCAATCGCTGTGCGTCGTCGACGACTTCTGGTTCCGGTACGTCGCCGACATGGGCATCGCAGGGCCCGACCACGGCGCCGGCGGCAAGTACCTCTTCCTGCCGCCGGGCTACGACGGCGAGGTGCCCGACGGCTACTTCGTCTACCGCACACCCACGTACACGAACTTCGTCGTGCTGCGCGCGCTCGGCGGCGTGCCCGCGATGAAGCAGACGCGCATCTATCCGCTCGCCGACGCGGCGAACCCCGCAGAGAACGAGTTCGTCACTCTCTCGGAGACCCCGTTCAATACCGTGCACGCGAACGACTACTCGTTCTACGAAGAGGTCGCCGAGCTGGTTCAGGAGGAGCCGGCAGACGCTCTCGACGCGGAACGGGCAGGTCAGCTCGCCGCGATCGGCATCGTGAGCGGTCAGCCCTTCGCGCCCGATGCGCGACTGCGCGCCATCCTCGAGCTGGCGGCGCCGATCGCCGCCGGCCTCGCCCGAACGGTCAGCTACGCACCGCGCGACCCCGAGGCGGTGCTCTACGGGTCATGGCGCAACGCCTTCGTCGGCGGCGACTACGAATTCCTTCGTGACGGTGCTCGGCTTCTCGATGCCCGCACGCAGTTCCATTACCTCGCGACGGTCATCACCCCGGCGATGGCGCACGCGCAGGTCGGTGCCGGGTCGGCGTACGCCTACACTGTGCACGACTCCGAAGGACAGCTCCTCGACGGCGCGCGCAGCTATCGTCTGCACGTCGACGCCAATCCCCCGGCGAAGAACTTCTGGGCCGTCGACCTGTACGACACGCAGACGCGGTCGCTCCTCGTCATCCCCTCGACGCCGTACCCGGCTCTCGCTAGCAACGACGGCAAGCTCCAGTCCAATGACGACGGCTCGTTCGACCTCTACTTCGGCCCGACCGCTCCGGAAGGCAAGGAGTCGAACTGGGTCGAGACGCTGCCCGGCAAGTCCTGGTTCCCGGTGCTGCGAGTCTACGGTCCGCTCGAGCCCTGGTTCGATCAGACCTGGCGCCTCAACGAGTTCGAGCCGATCGGCTGA